The stretch of DNA atttgttctttcCCTGATCTACCAGCATGAATCCACCCTAAGATTTTCCTGTCCCTTTtgtatcatgtttttaaaaactaggtgGGAGATTTAAGGCAATTGGATGGCTATCTCCCAAGGATGTCTGTATCCATTTGACAAATGCAGACTTAGAAGCGAGAGTGCACTCATTTCTTGTTCATATGAACTTCATCAGGGAAAATGGTCCATAGAAGTTTTATTGACAAAATGAActcattaaatacatttaatattcaaattctgAGTATTAATTGCTTTCCAATATAAGTCTACAAActacttatttctttattttctcaataCTTAATCCAGTAGGTCTCAATTGGCTGTGCACCACAGAACTCTCTATGGAGTCATTTGGTATGCTAGAGTGAAGGCACTTTGCACCTTCCTGCAGAGGGGTCTGGATTTGCAAGAAACTGAGTAGATCAGAACTCAGAGCTAGAGTGTTACCGGAATAGCATTGGGAACACCAGCCAATTTGTGAGGAAAAGGGAGACAGAGTGAGGTCTCAAAATGGCTCATTACCGATATGCAAATCTGATTACAACCTTCAGTCTTAAAACAAATCTGAGATTCCACATCTCTTTTAAGACAAAATCTTAACTCCTCACATGGTGTTTAAGGATCTTTCACAGACACTAACTGGAAGATACCTGCATCCCTGTGTTTAgagcagcactatttacaatagctaagacatggaaaaagcctgtgtccatcaatggatgagtggatgaagaAGTGTCATGGCATGTAAATAtgttattcagtcattaaaaaatgaggaaatcctgccatttgcaacaacatcaTGGAACATGAGGGCtcatgctaagtgagataagtcaaatatcgtatgatttcacttacatgtggatcccttaaaaagaaaattttaaaaatacccaacAGATACAGAAGaacaaactcatagaaaaagggATCAAATTTGTGGTTACTAGAGGTggtggggggcgcgggggaggaaataggagaaaaatggtcaaaagatacaaacttccaatcAGAAGAGTAATAAATACAAGGGATGGAACCGACAGCAGGTGACTACAGCTAACCCTGCAATATAAGGTATGGGAAAGTTGTGAAGAGAGTAAATCCTAGGAGTTCTCattacaaggaaaagaaattttctttcctttttttgtcttctctttttattgtatctgtaTGAGATGATGGATGCTGACTAAACTGACAGTGGTCATCGTTTCACATTATTTGTAAGCCAGACTGTCATGCTGTACACCTAAATTTATACAGTGACGTAGATCAACTATACCtggaaaaaattgttttaattacaattttttaaaagtccttcaTAATCCTGGTCCGATGAACCTCTCAGGCCTCAACCTTTCTCACTTCTCTCTGTGATGTAGATGTACTAACTTATACAGAGTTTCTAGAATGAGTCTAGATGATTTTATCCTTCAATTCTTTGCTGATAGTTCCCTGGCTTAGAATGCATTTATTCCCCTTCTTTGTTTAGTTGCAATAGCTGATTCTTCAAGGCTTTATTCATGCAGCACTCCTTCTGGAAGCCTCTTTTAAACATGTGTGGTACACATATTTATCCAAATACATTCTGTGCTCAGAGGAAACACTTGGTAAGGCTGCAAAGGAGGAACGATAATGTAAAACCTTTCATAGTAAGACAAGATTAGAAAGGATTTTGTAAAGTTGAGGCCGAACTGGACATATCTGAAAAGGGGTGCTTCGAGAACATGTCTTGCATTTTCTTTGGCCTATAACATTGTTGGTGGCTTGCCCCAAGTTTGAAACCAAGAGACCTGGGTGCCACATCTGCCAAGATTCTCAATAGCAGTGCTAGAAGGTCTTTGTCCATCGTAGACAGTGAACCAGGTGGGGTTTATGCAGCAAGGATTCCCATAGCTAAACCTTGAATGTCTCAGTCTACTGAGTCATTACAGACAAGTGGGAAGGGCTCTTGGACATCACTATGGGGAGACACTGCATTTTCTGAGCATCTTTCCTTACCCCCCACTAAATGAATGCTGTGACCaactaaaaatcaataactgGAAGCAATTGCCATATAAGAAGTACAagttaaaattctgaaattttacagAACTTCAGTATTCTGTATAGTATGATCAATCAAACAAACTACATGTGAATATCAACTTGACATATCAGCTTGGATTTCTCAGATTTTAACATCTTCCAAACCATGCTCTTGATCTTCCTACAAACttgctcctccttcctccctccgtAATGGCCCCTCAGGTCTCATGTCAAACACTTAGGGGTTGTCCCTgactctttcctctctctcacatACTCCACATTCAGTCTTTTAGTACCATCCCATTAAAATGTGTGTAGAATCTGGCCATCATTAGTGTCCGACCACACCACTCTGTCACTCTGGCTGTGACTGTCTTCTCTTATACTGAAAAATCTTCCTAATTTCTTCCCCTGTGTCCTTGCTTGTCTCCTACAATCTACTCCTAAATTGGCTCATGGGtgattctataaaaattttaagttacatCACCTTGCTCTGCTGCTCCAAACCTTCTTACCAACTCTCATGAAGGGCCTAGAAGGCCAGATGTGGTCTGGCTTTTGCCTTGTGTGCAGTGGTCCGTCTCTCCTACTCCTACACTGGCTTGTGAGCAAACCAGTGTGCCACACTGGCCTTCTCACTGTTCCCTGGACACACAGGTGCTCTCCCACTGAGGGGCTGTACTGTGCTGAAACGTGGCCCCTGAAGGTAGTCGCACCCTatccctggaacctgtggatGTTAGTTACATAGCAAAAAggtctttgcaaatgtgattaagttaagagCCTTGAGACTGGCAGATTTTCCTGGATAACCTGGGTGGGCCCAAAATGCAATCACATAATgtaggagggaggcagagagaaattcTACAACACACagggaagacaatgtgaagacagACCAGAGAGAGATTCCAGGATGCTGGCCTGGAACATTGGAGTGATGAGACTACAAGCCAAGGAGCCATTTTTCTCTAGGACTTCTGGAGGGAGTGTAGCCCTGTACCTTGGCTATAGCCCAGTGATACTGATTTTATACTtttggcctccagagctgtgaggcaataaatttttgttattttaagccatgaAGACTGTGGTAATTTGTTCCAGGGGCCTCAAGAAACAAGCACATGAACTTTGCACTTGCTGTTGGCCCTGCCTGGAATGCCTTTGCTCCTATTGTCAGGATTCCCCTTCTCATCTCTTTCATGCTTTTCTCAAACGTGGCTTCCATTTGACATTTTTTCTTCTCACACTGTCTAAACTGTAATCCTCCTCCATCCACACATTCTGGATTTCCCTCTTCTGTTGatttctaaacaaaacaaaacaaacctctgTCCTATAAGCATCCaccatagtattattttattgtttatctcTCTCAGTAGAATGTAGCACCATGAAGGAAGGGATTTCTACCTTTTTTGCACCATGTTATCCCCACACCTAGAAAAGGATGGAAGCATAGCatgtactcaataaatagttataaataaaactaaagcatACAATATATCAGACAAGTGATTAAATCACCAAggcataaataatttattatttttcacttgaaaTAAAGTGATTTGAGTGTACATAATCAGTGGGACATACAAAAAATTAATGATCTAATCTAATTATTAATTATCTAATGCTTTTACAGTCAGTGCTAATAGTAGGATCTAGTGCTAATGAACTTTTGGTTGAGAGacaaaacaattatttatattaCGTTAAGTAATTTACAGcatcattttataagaaaatgctgAAATTACAGTTGGGATAAAAATACTTTTGCAATACTGTTAAAACTCCATTGGAAACCAGTTTGAACTTATGACTTATTGAATTATATCTTTTCAAGCTCATCTCCTTAAGTGGTTTATGAATAAATAGCATCACCCAGCACATGACTGCATGACTGGTCTGCAGCCCTAGCATACAGATTATGGTCTCTGATATTTCTTAAAATGGTGCCTGATGTGTCTGATATGTCTGAATGAAGTAAGAAGTCTATTTAATAATTAGATATCCTCCTTGAGGGTAAGTTTGGGTAGATGTAACGTTTTCCCTTTTTCTTGATAACGGGCATTATGTTGAGATTAGAGTGCTAGAAAACATAATATTCTAGGCTAGATATATGACTGTAAACCTAATTCCAAGAAGCTAGGAGTGTTGGAATTTCCCTTACGTCCCAGCATTTGAGGGGTATCTTATGGGCAGAGCATGTATTAATGTGTCCCTCGCTGCACTAGTGTTCATCCTAGCACATCATGGatattaaataaatctttgttgctaTGAACTGCATGAAATTCACAACACCAATCCATATGCTATGGGGTCTGTGGAGACTTATTATATGGTTCTTGTGTTTTTAGAGTTCACAGTCAGCCTTCATTGTAAAAGATATACACAGTAAATCTCGCctctattcattcattaaacaaggctttactgagcacctactatgaaTTTGAGGTTTCGGTATTCAccagagaaaacataaaagatgagTAAGACGGTCTTGTGGAGGGAATGTAATGATTTTTGTGGTGGGTGTTATAAAAGAAATGCATTCAAAATCCTGGGACACTTACTGAGAGCTTACTATTGCTAGATACTGTCTctcctaatttctttctttgaccTTCCTTTGCTCATCTACCTAATACCTTTCTCAGGGTAGGGACATGATGGTTTCCCTAGGCCTTTTCCAGTTTTATGATCTATGACCATCTAAATGAAAATGTTCAGATGCCATCAAGTCATTGCTAGATGCCGATACCTTGGGACAATCTGATCAAAGGGGAGATGCAGGGGTggtatctattttcttttaaattgtataaTAGATCATATATACAGAAGAGCACAAAAAACAGATACATACAATTGAAAGAATAATTATGCACTGAAAACTTGCATAACACACACTCCTGTCAGAGAAATCTTTGCCAGCCCCCTGGAAATCCTTCCATCCACAATATATAATAATTCCCTATTACAATCACCTCTCCCCTTCTGCACAGAGCTAACTACTATCTTGACATAGTGACAATCAtgttcttggtttttaaaaaatatatatcatatatataacaGCCCTGCACCCTAGAACCTATTCAGCTCCGTTGTTTCAGGTGGGTGCTGTGATGGATTTTATTGTTGTTCATAATATTCAGGGCCACTCCCTAAACCTCCCAACACCACTCCACCTTTGGCAAGATATATTTCCCTGTACCATTGCAGGCTTGGCTGTGtcacttgctttggccaatggaatgtgaggCAAAGTGATGGATGTCATTCTAGGTTGGAAGCTTTAAGAACTAACATAAGCTTCTCCACTTCCTTTATCACTCTGTCATGATGCCTGGGAAAGTCCCAGAGAGGAGCTATGgttatttatgtgtgtatgtattgaGCCTCAGCTCATCAGAGACTAGCAGGTGCTCTGAGTATAGCTAAGGAACTCTGATGGAGGCCTTCAACATCTTGGACAGAACTCAGCATAGCCTTTATCTGCTGAAAGTATCTCCAGACTCTCTAAATTTGTCTCTTTTCAGCAGAgaattctgtgttctttcttcctgAGCCACTGACTCACTTAATCAACCcctatcttcttctttttttttttcctagcaggGAGCACTCTTTTTACTTATACTTACCTTACATAGTGTGACAATTCTTCACAAAATTTTTGTCTAGGATAAGATCCTGAAAAAAGTGACAGTAGATACGGCTACTTGTAATACAGACTTTGGAGTGTCTGAAGCATGGTCTATAGAACTTGGACCTTTGAATTCCAATAGGAAAAGGATCTAGCCTGACAGCAGTTGTCCTGTTTGCTACCAACTGATAAAgagaaacatgaaatatttccTGAAAGTAGTTTCACTATATTCACAGAGAGCTGTTCTGATTGTGTGAATGTTCCGAGATTCAGAGTCAATACCCGCTCAGAGTAGAGTTTGGGCCATGCTGCCCTCCACGTGCTACATCCTGAGGATGGAGAGACCTTCCTAACCACCGTTGATAAAGATCCTCTGGGAATCTTCGATTTGTCTTGTAGCACCTTCCATGGATCTTTGAATTGATAGGGGAAGACCAGACATAGCTTGAATTTTCTCTGGATTTGTGTCTTagttaagaaatatttcaaaccaCTAAGTCAGTtttatttaactgtttttttcttctttggcccTTAAATACCTCTGGAACAACATATTCCCATCAGTAATAATGGATGACAATGACAGGGGTTCTTTCTGGCCCTGGAGTGGGTAGAGGGGGTATATCCCCCTGCAAGACTGTGTACTGAAATTTGTGGGGTAAGGGCTACATGCAATTTCCAAAAGCCTTCAAGTGATACCTACTTACCTTCCCAGCTCTTTATTACCTTCATATTCTATACTTCACATTGTCATCTCCTGTATTATTCAAATAAGTAACATTTCAGTAATGAACACGTtacaaaagtatttattaatatttattaacccATATTCCAAATTGGAGAAGAGACTCGTTCTTTTATCCCTCTCCCCTTTGCCGACTTTATAGAATACAGGTGCATAGTaatttactttataaaagaataaaatttcctttattaaaaaaattatctagatTAAAGACAGCAGCGATGTATAATGAAACTGTCAGTATGTGATATGGCCACAGCTGCACACATTTTTACATTAGTGAGCTCTTAATTTGTGGCTTCTGGAGCAAGCCAGTGCCATTGCAGAAAATTGAGGTAGTAATTTTGTTCATTGGTTGTATTGTAAGCACATGTTTTTTCTTGAGAAAACAAGGCTATTGCACAGAAAGATGAATTACATTGGTCTCTGCTTAGAGGGCTCCCACTCTAAATTAAACCTGATGTTAGGCCTAAGGGGATTGCATCATTTGGGTAGAAACAAACAGATAAACCCTGACAATTTGCACCCTCTATctttttggttttcctctctctgtcaTTTGTTTTGGGAACAATGATACAATATTTCTCTGATTCATTCCTGGCACGTGGCTCCAGCCTGGGCCATTATCTCCTCAATTCATTCAATTCCTGGGAACCCATGTGTCCCCCATCTCTCCTAGGCTGGTAGCTGACACCAGGGAGATGTGAGCAGCCCAGTCCTGAGGCCTTGGCTGAGTAATTTCTCATTTCTGAGCTTCAGGTGTCTTAATTCAATGTTAAGAGataaagaagtcaaagaagaaatcatgttTCTAAGACGAGTTACTTCTGGGACTCTAGAACAAGGGCTCTAGGAAGTAGTTTTGTCCTTTCTGAAGTCTTTGGCACAAAGCTAGTGGAGAGCATGTCCCCATTCTAAGAGATGAGGCAGAGGTATCATCCTCAACCTTATCCCATGCAAAAACCACTTGGAGACAAGTGCCAAGACTAGACCTCAACACTGAAAAGTCTCTTCCAGTTCCCAGCAACCTTTTCCATGCTgcatgctgttccttctgtgtGCCTCCACCTTTCCAGGGATCTGGTTTCTGGGTAATGGCATCATAAGCCTATCATGACTAGAAGAGGCCCTAGATATTATCCAGCCAGCCTCCCCTGTGCAGGCGGGAAGATAGAAGTCCACTGAGGGAAACCACTGGGTTCTGAGGCTGAACAGATATGCTGCAGAACCAGGACAAATTGCCAAACCACCGGGTCCTTTCCTTGCCAATATTGTCTCCCTCCCACATCTATACCTTCATCAGAATCATGCAAATTTGGAGTCTCTAAAGTATTGGGCATCAGGGAGCCATGGGTACCCCATTCCTTGGCCTCTCTCAGCAGTAGCTGAGACAGTGCAGCACAGAACAAACTTGTTCCTCCTGCAGCTTCTTTGGTGTGGCCTGGGACCAGGAACCAAATGCCATCTCTAACAGTTCTATGACTCTAGGAATCTGAAACATCATCATCGTGCAGGGTATTAGATTGCATTTTATCTCACGACTGGCTTGAGATCTTTCTGAGCAAAGGGCATCTCACTTCTATCTCAATTTCTACTTGCTAGGAGCTCAGTAGTACTGcgataaatgaaaaaatgagctTGGTTTCGGAAGGGCTGGATCTGAGTCTTGGATGAGGCTCTAATTCCCACCTTGGCCAGCACACAAGTCAAACAGttggtgcttggcacatagtgaaTGATGGTCCCCACACATCAGGGGGTGCGTGAGCTGCAGGCTCTGCATTTCCTCAGACCTTGTTTCTCCTTGGCTCCCTAGGGTGTCATAGTAACCATAGCACACAAAGTGCAAAATGCCTAGAAGAGCAGTAGGGTGAAGCAGTAGTTGAAGCAGGAGGGTGGAGACCCCTGAAGGGCTGGGTGGGTGTGATCTGGGCCTGAGCCTCCCTGCCTGCTCTTTCCACTCAGTGTCActacccagccctgcctcccaaGCCTAGCTCTGGGCCCTAGAACTCTCTCTTGGgacttccctcctccccaggcctggctctTGGCTTTCTGCCCAGCTGCCATGGTAACAGGTTCCAGGGTGACAAAGGATATTACTGGGTCCTATTTCTTCCTGGTCCTGTTGATGAGGATTTTCAGATCACAGAGACTGAGCTGCTCTGCATCCTGGGCTCTTTCTGTGTACTCATTCAGGGTGAATTCAAACTTCCATCCCTGACAGCAAGACCATGTGTACCAGCCTGACCACTTGTGAGTGGAAGAAAGTTTTCTATGAGAAGATGGAGGTGGCAAAGCCAGCTGACAGCTGGGAACTCATCATAGACCCCAACCTCAAGCCCAACGAGCTGGCCCCTGGCTGGAAGCAGTATCTGGAGCAACATGCCTCAGGCAGGTAAGCAGCCCAGGGGGGAGAGGACTACAGGCAGCCTTGGGGACATCTCCCAAGGGGAGTCAAAGATATACCGAGATCCTGGTCCTGGGGTCGCTCAAGTTAGGGGGCAGAGAAGGAACTTCCAAGTGGGTCAAAGAGATATGGGTTCTAATCCCAGCTGTACCACCGACTCCCTGGGTGATCTTCACAAGTTGTGCTCTGTCTTTGGGTCTTGGTTTTCTACAATAAACAAAGAGCTATAATGTCCCTACAATCTCTGACACTTCAGatgttttcacattttcataACCCTCGTAAGGGACTGAGGGGAGGAGGCCATGAGGTCCACTGAGAAAAAttttagcttagggttagagccTGTGCTCTGGTCCTAGGTCTGTTTAGTCAACTCAGTCCCATTTGATCTgaatacaaaaacatttattgtcCATCTGCTATGTTCTGGAAACTGCCTTGGCAGCTAACTAATTCTATGAACTTGTGCAAGTCCTttcccttcctgggcctcagttttcacatcttgCAAAACCAGGAAGCTGGCCTTAGATGATCAGTTAAGACCCTTCCGGCTCTATTGTCTACGGTCTGTGACAAAAAGACTTAGCTTTGGGCATGATTTCCCCTTAGGTTCTTAAAGCCCAACATCTTGTACTTTATAGGAACCTCATGACTTCCATGGTGCAAAGTGTCCTTGAGTGTAAGGGGTCATATCTATATGAAGCCACATGCCTCTCCTTCTAGATTGTGATTTGGGGTCAGGACCACTGAATTCCCTGCCCAGCTGCCTCAAACTCATCTTCAGGGCCTGTGCAGGCCTCTTCCTAAGTCTACTGAGTCCCTAGGTCCCCAGGGAGGCCAACAGGTGGCTGTGCTCTAGGGGTGTGGACACGCAGGCCTTGGACACACAGACTGGGTGATTCATGCATATTTGTATGGTGGAGCCAGCTGCTGAGGGTGGCAATAGGaggcaggctgggggtggggagcttaTGTTTGTACTCTTGTTCTAGGACGTGTGAATATTAGAGTGAACTTGTATTTGGGACAAAAGACAGAGAGGTAGACCCTGGTTGGTTTATTTCAATTCGGATCAATTCAACAGACATTATTGTGCATCTGTTAGGTGCTGGGTCCTGGCTCTGTCTCTGGCTAGCTTTGTATACATGgatgactctctttctctctgcttctgtttcatCTCAATAAAATGAAAGGTTAGTTAGAAGATCCTTAAGGTCCCCTTGCACTAGGTCTGCTCTTCTGAAATTTAAGATCTGAAGTCTAGCTTGAGGGTGAGGAAAGAACTCTGGATTGGCTTTATTAAAAAGCTGTAGAAGGAGGGGACAGAAAACACGAAGCTTCTGAGCTGGCTGTTGAGAGGAGTTCAAAGCACTAGGAACTGGGCCCAGGGGTTTAGGGGCTGAGCTCCACAGGCTTGTGGCTGCTCCTTGCCTCAGGTCTCAGCTGGTCCTACTCCTGGCTGGTGACCTGTGACCCCCAGCTGGCTTCAGGCAGGCCTTCAGAATGGCTGCTCTTGTGTTTTTCCTGTGCACAGGCTCACTGTCCCTGTAAGTCATAGGATGCATCAATCCTAGTGCCCTACAACTCTAGTCTTACATGAGTGGGGACCCCCTTCTGACTTAGGACCAATCAGGCTGCTCTCCTGGCCAACCCTGACTTGCACTGTGCTGGCTACTGTTCTGTGCTAATGTTGCCTGTGGGATCCAGGCCTCAGGGGCAGGTTTGGCTTCCTCTCTACCCCACAGCCTGGACTGTGTGTGCTTGGCATAAAGTAGGTGCTAGGTGGTGTCTGTTGGACTGAATCGAGTTCCTCATCAGAGATTGTTTAGGCCATGCTACCGGGGACCCAGAGAGAGTCAGCAGTGAGGGCAGACTGGGCCCAGTAGACCCTCGATTGTAAAGCTGTTATAACAGGGTCCTGGAAGAGGTTCCTCTCAGGATGGAAGGAACTGTCCTGAAGGTAATGAGTGCTCCATCACTGAAGGTGTGCAAGCACtgggtgggggctgagggagTGACCTGGGCTACTTGAGTCTCAGACCACTTCTTTCCACTATCCTTAAGGCTGGGACTCTAGCAGGCTGACTAGTCTAAAGTGCGGCCTGTGTGTATGTaagtgtgcatgtatgcatggGGGAGGATGCAGACTAGGAGCCACTTTTCCAGTCTCTATTGCAGGGTTAGACTGGGGTCTAGGGATGACTTATCAAGGAGTAACAGAGTATTCTTTGTGAAGGTATAAGGACCAAACTCCCCAGTCCTCTCCCTGTTGGCCCATCACCCAACCACCAGTCCATCcgatggagtctttttttttttaatttagattttatttatttattcattagagacacagagagaggcagagacatgggggggtggggtgggcagagaagcaagctccctgcaaggagcctgatgtgagacttgatcccaagactccgggatcatgacctgagccaaaggcagatgctcaaccactgagccacccaggtgccctcatctGATGGATTCTTGACAGTTATTCGATGAATAATTCTTGTTCCCCCACCCAGTGCTTGCATACCTTCTGGTCTGTGCCCAGTAGTTAGAGGCATCTCCTTTTCTccccagggcaggcagggatGCATCAGTGAGACCTGTAGAGGCAGGGGAGGTGTGAGTGAAAAGAGCCTTATGGGACCTCATCACTCTGCATCCACAGATGAAAAATAAGGCCCAGATTGGGGGAGTGAGCCCTGGGAAGCATACAGGTGCATGTTCTGAGTGCACTAGGCTTAGGGGGAGCTGCGGCCCCAGGAAAGTGTGCAGGAGGCAGCCTGGAGAGAGTGCTAGAAGCCAGATGGTTCCAGTGCCAACCTCCTGAGGACactgctccaggcccaggggagcGCACGGGAAGGAGGCAGAGCCTGCGGAGCGCTAAGGAACCCAGGGGACAGCGACCGGGCAGCCTTGACCTCCAGGCACAGGTACACAGGGCCCTTCCTTCCCGGGCTCCTCCTCCAGGGCAGGCTGGCCATCCCCTGCTGGGACGGAGGCCGAGCatctccatcctcccctcccgCAGGTTCCACTGCTCCTGGTGCTGGCACACCTGGCAGTCGGCCCACGTGGTCATCCTCTTCCACATGTACCTGGACCGCGCGCAGCGGGCGGGCTCGGTGCGCATGCGCGTGTTCAAGCAGCTGTGCCACGAGTGCGGCACGGCGCGGCTGGACGAGTCGAGCATGCTGGAGGAGAACATCGAGGGCCTGGTGGACAACCTCATCACCAGCCTGCGCGAGCAGTGCTACGAGGAGGACGGCGGCCAGTACCGCATCCACGTGGCCGGCCGCCCGGACGCGGGCCCGCACCGCCCCGAGTTCTGCGAGGCCTGCCAGGAGGGCATCGCGCACTGGAAGCCCAGCGAGAAGCTGCTGGAAGACGAGGCCTCCGCCTACGCCATCTCAGGGGCCTCCAGGCCAAGCGCCCAGGACGCTGCGGGCTACAGCTTCCTCTCCCTTCGCTggtgcctggtcggggcctccgtCTGCCTCCTCCTGGTCTACCTGCAGCTCTCCTTCCGCGGCTCTGCGCTCCTGTAGGGGGCGCTcccgggctgcggggggggggggtggtctggGGCGATCCCTCTGCAGATCCACCTGTGCTGTGCTCTGCATGGCTCTGTCTGGGCCTCCGTTATCCCTCTGCAGAATGGGGGCTTCGCTCTGGGGGATACTTAATGGTCCTTCCATTAAAATTTACAGGGAGGATCTAAGGAGGACGTAGGCTTGGTGGTAGCAGGAAAACTGGGGCGGGGGGGTAgctt from Vulpes vulpes isolate BD-2025 chromosome 3, VulVul3, whole genome shotgun sequence encodes:
- the RTP2 gene encoding receptor-transporting protein 2, with product MCTSLTTCEWKKVFYEKMEVAKPADSWELIIDPNLKPNELAPGWKQYLEQHASGRFHCSWCWHTWQSAHVVILFHMYLDRAQRAGSVRMRVFKQLCHECGTARLDESSMLEENIEGLVDNLITSLREQCYEEDGGQYRIHVAGRPDAGPHRPEFCEACQEGIAHWKPSEKLLEDEASAYAISGASRPSAQDAAGYSFLSLRWCLVGASVCLLLVYLQLSFRGSALL